From Anomalospiza imberbis isolate Cuckoo-Finch-1a 21T00152 chromosome 14, ASM3175350v1, whole genome shotgun sequence, a single genomic window includes:
- the PDZD11 gene encoding PDZ domain-containing protein 11 isoform X1, translated as MEGRVPYDDFPVVFLPPYESPPAWVPPHERVYHPDYNNELTQFLPRTIVLKKPPGAQLGFNIRGGKASQLGIFISKVIPDSDAHRAGLQEGDQVLSVNDVDFQDIEHSKAVEILKTAREITMRVRYFPYNYQRQKERTVH; from the exons ATGGAAGGCCGGGTGCCCTACGACGACTTCCCGGTGGTTTTCCTGCCGCCCTACGAGAGCCCGCCCGCCTGGGTGCCGCCGCACGAG CGCGTGTATCACCCCGACTACAACAACGAGCTCACGCAGTTCCTGCCCCGCACCATCGTGCTCAAGAAGCCGCCCGGGGCGCAG ctgggctTCAACATCCGAGGAGGAAAAGCCTCGCAGTTGGGAATCTTCATCTCCAAG GTGATTCCCGACTCGGATGCTCACAGGGCcgggctgcaggagggggaCCAGGTGCTCTCAGTGAACGATGTGGATTTCCAGGACATTGAGCACAGCAAG GCCGTGGAGATCCTGAAGACGGCGCGGGAGATCACGATGCGCGTTCGGTACTTCCCCTACA ATTACCAGCGGCAGAAGGAACGGACGGTTCACTAA
- the PDZD11 gene encoding PDZ domain-containing protein 11 isoform X2 has translation MEGRVPYDDFPVVFLPPYESPPAWVPPHERVYHPDYNNELTQFLPRTIVLKKPPGAQVIPDSDAHRAGLQEGDQVLSVNDVDFQDIEHSKAVEILKTAREITMRVRYFPYNYQRQKERTVH, from the exons ATGGAAGGCCGGGTGCCCTACGACGACTTCCCGGTGGTTTTCCTGCCGCCCTACGAGAGCCCGCCCGCCTGGGTGCCGCCGCACGAG CGCGTGTATCACCCCGACTACAACAACGAGCTCACGCAGTTCCTGCCCCGCACCATCGTGCTCAAGAAGCCGCCCGGGGCGCAG GTGATTCCCGACTCGGATGCTCACAGGGCcgggctgcaggagggggaCCAGGTGCTCTCAGTGAACGATGTGGATTTCCAGGACATTGAGCACAGCAAG GCCGTGGAGATCCTGAAGACGGCGCGGGAGATCACGATGCGCGTTCGGTACTTCCCCTACA ATTACCAGCGGCAGAAGGAACGGACGGTTCACTAA